A section of the Streptococcus oriscaviae genome encodes:
- the murT gene encoding lipid II isoglutaminyl synthase subunit MurT produces the protein MKLNTLFGILAGKSAQFILSKLGRGTTLPGKIALTFDKNILDSLAKDYEIVVVTGTNGKTLTTALTVGILKEAFGEVTTNTSGANMITGITATFLAAKKNKNGKKIAVLEIDEASLFKVTTFIKPSLIVFTNIFRDQMDRYGEIYTTYQMILDGAAKASSATILANGDSPLFNSVKTINPVQYYGFATAEHEPRLAHYNTEGVLCPHCHQIIQYKLNTYANLGSYICTNCGFSRPELDYKLTELKEITNTSSTFVIDGQTYKINIGGLYNIYNALAAVSVARFFGVAPEVIKAGFDKSKAVFGRQETFKLGQKDCTLVLIKNPVGATQAIEMMKLAPYQFSLAVLLNANYADGIDTSWIWDADFEQITQMNIPQVFAGGVRSSEIARRLRVTGYPEEQITESKKLEDVLALIEQSDSQHAYILATYTAMLELRDLLAKRQAVGKEMK, from the coding sequence ATGAAACTAAATACATTATTTGGCATTCTGGCTGGTAAATCTGCCCAGTTCATCCTTAGTAAACTGGGGCGTGGAACGACCTTGCCAGGAAAAATTGCCCTCACATTTGATAAAAACATCCTTGATAGTTTGGCCAAGGATTATGAAATCGTCGTGGTAACTGGTACCAATGGGAAAACATTGACGACCGCCCTGACCGTTGGCATTCTCAAAGAAGCCTTTGGTGAAGTGACAACCAACACCAGCGGTGCCAATATGATTACCGGTATTACTGCAACCTTCCTAGCAGCCAAGAAAAATAAAAACGGCAAGAAGATTGCTGTTCTTGAAATTGACGAAGCCAGCCTTTTCAAAGTCACCACATTCATCAAGCCTAGCCTCATCGTCTTTACCAATATCTTCCGCGACCAGATGGATCGCTACGGTGAGATTTATACCACCTACCAGATGATACTGGACGGAGCGGCCAAGGCTTCCAGTGCAACGATTTTGGCCAACGGTGACAGCCCACTTTTCAACTCCGTTAAAACCATCAACCCTGTTCAGTACTACGGATTTGCAACCGCAGAGCATGAGCCAAGACTCGCTCACTACAATACCGAAGGAGTTCTCTGCCCGCATTGTCATCAGATTATCCAGTACAAACTGAATACCTACGCCAATTTGGGCAGTTATATTTGTACCAACTGTGGCTTTAGCCGGCCTGAACTGGACTACAAACTGACGGAGTTAAAAGAGATTACCAATACTTCTTCCACCTTTGTCATTGACGGTCAGACCTACAAAATCAACATCGGCGGTCTTTACAATATTTACAACGCACTTGCTGCCGTTAGTGTAGCCCGCTTCTTTGGTGTCGCGCCCGAGGTCATCAAGGCTGGTTTTGACAAGAGCAAGGCTGTCTTTGGCCGTCAGGAAACCTTTAAGCTTGGGCAAAAAGACTGTACCTTGGTTCTGATTAAAAACCCTGTCGGAGCAACTCAAGCCATCGAAATGATGAAGCTGGCTCCTTATCAATTTAGTCTAGCTGTTCTTCTCAATGCCAACTACGCTGACGGTATTGATACCAGCTGGATTTGGGATGCCGACTTTGAACAAATCACTCAGATGAACATCCCTCAAGTTTTTGCAGGTGGGGTTAGATCTTCTGAAATCGCCCGTCGCCTGCGTGTGACCGGTTATCCAGAGGAGCAGATTACAGAAAGCAAAAAACTAGAAGATGTTTTGGCCCTGATTGAGCAATCTGACAGCCAGCACGCTTATATCCTAGCGACCTATACTGCTATGCTTGAACTCCGTGACCTGCTGGCTAAGCGCCAAGCAGTTGGAAAGGAGATGAAATAA
- a CDS encoding putative RNA methyltransferase, with amino-acid sequence MKKHQQFANADRYFACPHCGQALELEQNSLRCAKRHTYDLAKQGYVNLAPQVKQSANYHKTSFEKRQAFLEKGYYDHLYQAVKSCIAAANLQSFVDVGCGEGFYSRRLAKEMDADILAFDLSKESILLAARSEPSKSVKWFVGDLTHLPLQDQCVDGILDIFSPAHYQEFHRVLKPHGRVIKLIPGPNHLKELRQLAKEQLRKDTYDNQEMVAHFEANHQLVSRQLISKTLAITPEDAQILADMTPLFFHVDQTQLPLDNLSAITIEALLLEGKVSVPY; translated from the coding sequence ATGAAAAAACACCAACAGTTTGCGAATGCAGACCGCTATTTTGCCTGTCCACACTGTGGTCAGGCTCTTGAATTGGAGCAAAACAGCCTGCGTTGTGCCAAGCGGCATACCTATGATCTAGCTAAGCAGGGTTATGTCAATTTGGCTCCCCAAGTAAAACAATCAGCCAATTATCACAAAACGAGCTTTGAAAAGAGGCAGGCTTTCCTTGAAAAAGGGTATTACGACCATCTCTATCAGGCGGTCAAATCTTGTATCGCAGCTGCAAACCTCCAGTCGTTTGTGGATGTTGGCTGCGGTGAGGGCTTCTATTCCCGGAGATTGGCAAAAGAAATGGATGCAGACATTTTGGCTTTCGACCTTTCCAAGGAATCCATCCTTCTGGCTGCTCGTAGTGAACCCAGTAAGTCTGTGAAGTGGTTCGTAGGAGATTTGACGCATTTACCTCTGCAAGATCAGTGTGTGGACGGGATTCTTGACATCTTTTCTCCGGCCCATTATCAAGAGTTTCATCGGGTTCTAAAGCCCCATGGAAGGGTTATCAAGTTGATTCCAGGCCCAAACCATCTCAAGGAGCTCCGCCAATTGGCCAAGGAGCAGCTCCGGAAAGATACTTACGATAATCAGGAGATGGTGGCGCATTTTGAAGCCAATCACCAGCTAGTTAGCAGGCAGTTGATTAGTAAAACCCTTGCGATCACGCCAGAAGATGCTCAGATTTTAGCAGATATGACGCCGCTCTTCTTCCATGTTGATCAGACCCAGCTACCTTTGGACAATTTATCGGCGATTACCATTGAAGCCCTTTTGTTAGAAGGAAAAGTGTCGGTCCCTTACTAA
- a CDS encoding helix-turn-helix domain-containing protein, which translates to MNFGQEIRELRKKEGLTQEQFALKLNVTRQAVSNWENDKNLPDLELLILMSRVFSISLDQLILGGTDMNNMTKKLVKDGQEGRRTQMHLTLTIIGAFLMVLGLACFVIKANSIEYIDDNGMLHENFYLLPVGYLLLVSGGLTSVLSAVFLYRFKKEQEKS; encoded by the coding sequence ATGAACTTCGGACAAGAGATTCGCGAATTGCGTAAGAAAGAAGGGCTGACTCAGGAGCAGTTTGCCCTCAAACTCAATGTGACCAGACAGGCTGTTTCCAACTGGGAAAATGATAAAAATCTACCTGATCTGGAACTCCTGATTCTGATGTCCCGTGTCTTTTCCATCTCACTTGATCAACTGATTCTAGGAGGAACTGACATGAACAACATGACAAAAAAATTAGTAAAAGACGGCCAAGAAGGTCGTCGCACACAGATGCACTTGACCCTGACCATCATCGGAGCCTTTCTCATGGTGCTTGGCCTTGCCTGCTTTGTCATCAAGGCCAATTCTATTGAGTACATCGATGACAACGGTATGCTACATGAGAATTTCTACCTGCTGCCTGTTGGCTATTTGCTACTTGTGTCAGGTGGTTTAACGAGCGTTTTATCCGCTGTCTTCTTATATCGCTTCAAGAAAGAACAAGAGAAATCATGA
- the cdaA gene encoding diadenylate cyclase CdaA — protein sequence MLTINQLLDAEYWSSLVASPWTALIHLIDISIVIYLIYRFSKALIGTKIMTLIRGVFLFVFAQIVASLLGLQTISWLMNQVITYGVIAAVVIFAPELRAVLEKLGRTTHIFTGNPISAEEALILACVKAVAYMSPRKIGALVAIERAQTLQEYRSTGISLDADISSELLINIFIPNTPLHDGAVIIKEDKIAVSCAYLPLSESAGISKEFGTRHRAAIGLSEVSDAFVFIVSEETGSISIAYNGQFKHNLRLEEFELELRKVFVADENKQLTWWQRLGGKKNAR from the coding sequence ATGTTAACGATTAATCAACTCTTAGACGCGGAATATTGGTCTAGTTTGGTTGCGAGTCCTTGGACGGCTCTCATCCATTTGATTGATATTTCGATTGTCATTTACCTTATTTACCGGTTTAGTAAGGCTCTGATAGGAACCAAGATTATGACGCTGATACGAGGGGTATTCCTCTTTGTCTTTGCGCAAATCGTTGCCAGCTTGTTGGGGTTACAGACCATTTCTTGGTTGATGAACCAAGTCATCACCTATGGGGTAATTGCTGCCGTGGTCATTTTTGCACCAGAACTGCGGGCGGTGCTGGAAAAGCTTGGACGGACAACACATATCTTTACAGGTAACCCAATCAGTGCTGAAGAAGCGTTGATTCTGGCCTGTGTCAAAGCTGTCGCTTATATGTCTCCGCGAAAGATTGGTGCCTTGGTAGCCATTGAGCGGGCCCAAACCTTACAAGAATATCGTTCAACTGGAATTTCTCTGGATGCGGATATTTCTAGCGAACTCCTTATCAACATTTTTATTCCAAATACTCCTTTACACGATGGAGCTGTCATTATCAAAGAGGATAAGATAGCTGTATCCTGCGCCTATTTACCTCTTTCAGAGAGTGCAGGTATTTCCAAGGAATTTGGAACGAGGCATAGAGCGGCCATCGGCCTATCAGAAGTTTCAGATGCCTTTGTTTTCATTGTTTCAGAAGAAACCGGCAGTATCTCTATCGCCTATAATGGGCAATTCAAGCATAATCTGCGGCTGGAGGAATTTGAACTAGAACTGCGTAAGGTTTTTGTAGCCGATGAAAACAAACAATTGACTTGGTGGCAGCGACTAGGAGGTAAGAAAAATGCAAGATAA
- the gatD gene encoding lipid II isoglutaminyl synthase subunit GatD: MVYTSLKSPEKDYSYELNIAHLYGDLMNTYGDNGNILMLKYVAEKLNARVQVDIVSLKDSFEADFYDIAFFGGGQDYEQSILAGDLPSKKDSLADFIENDGVMLAICGGFQLLGQYYIEAGGRKIDGLGILGHYTLNQAKNRYIGDIKIHNEEFDETYYGFENHQGRTFLADNQKPLGKVIYGNGNNKEDGGEGMHYKNTFASYFHGPILSRNANLAYRLVTTALRKKYGPAIALASYEDILSKEVPEEYADVKSKAEFE, encoded by the coding sequence ATGGTCTACACCTCACTCAAAAGTCCCGAAAAAGACTACTCCTATGAACTGAATATTGCCCATCTCTACGGTGACTTGATGAATACCTACGGTGACAACGGCAATATCCTCATGCTCAAATATGTGGCTGAGAAACTGAATGCCCGCGTCCAAGTTGACATTGTTTCCCTCAAGGATTCCTTTGAGGCAGACTTTTATGACATCGCCTTCTTCGGCGGCGGTCAAGATTACGAGCAGTCCATCTTAGCAGGCGATTTACCAAGCAAAAAAGACAGCCTGGCTGACTTTATCGAAAACGATGGGGTCATGCTGGCTATCTGCGGTGGCTTTCAGCTACTCGGACAATACTACATCGAAGCCGGTGGTCGTAAAATCGATGGTCTGGGAATCTTAGGTCACTACACCCTTAACCAAGCCAAGAATCGCTACATTGGTGACATCAAAATTCACAATGAGGAATTCGATGAAACCTATTATGGCTTTGAAAACCACCAAGGCCGCACCTTTCTAGCAGACAATCAAAAACCGCTTGGAAAAGTTATCTACGGAAATGGCAACAACAAGGAAGATGGCGGCGAAGGAATGCACTATAAAAATACCTTTGCGAGCTACTTCCACGGCCCCATCCTATCTCGCAATGCCAATCTAGCTTACAGGCTAGTCACAACCGCTCTGCGTAAGAAATACGGCCCAGCCATTGCACTAGCAAGCTACGAAGACATTCTCAGTAAAGAAGTTCCTGAAGAATATGCGGATGTCAAAAGTAAGGCAGAATTTGAATAA